A genomic segment from Microbacterium sp. SORGH_AS_0428 encodes:
- a CDS encoding glycoside hydrolase family 5 protein, whose protein sequence is MHRSSSRAPRRWAFGFAAALAAAVLSVPLAAHAVAEPEAAAADAAATLPALQVEGNRIVDANGQDVALRGVSVLAPEQNDLCEYCNARPTSELIDVAVDWNSRVVRLPVTEIGATTDLAAYDAQYIAPYVAQAVERGVYLIIDLHLVRNYGDAAGAVPRSTVERFWDYIAPLYGSNPNVVFEVFNEPISPASWTTWKDYIQPVVDGIRDVAPNTLLLMGSPQWSTMLNGALTDPIVGGNIAYVYHLYPNQGSPTTALLDQKFGTAAQTLPVVVSEFGWNPPGEFSDSITAGTTTNWGVPFRSYMDARPWIGWQAWILDNFWKPQMFDYDWNILAGEHQGQFVKDWLAGAPNTSPCADHDAIGASVQVSSQYSASTPGTKLVDGDCSDAGRWLSAVGDTAPTATLTFAQPLDVASVGLYSGYGSSVGTVLVDFSVEVHTSAGWQTAATVTGNTQGAREIAVGVAGVDQLRLVVTNPSASTTEAKIARVHEIAVHAG, encoded by the coding sequence ATGCACCGATCCTCCTCACGCGCCCCTCGGCGCTGGGCGTTCGGATTCGCCGCGGCGCTCGCCGCCGCGGTGCTGTCCGTACCGCTCGCCGCGCACGCGGTCGCGGAGCCCGAAGCCGCAGCGGCGGATGCGGCGGCGACGCTGCCCGCACTGCAGGTCGAAGGAAACCGCATCGTCGACGCGAACGGCCAGGATGTCGCTCTCCGCGGCGTCTCCGTTCTCGCGCCGGAGCAGAACGACCTGTGTGAGTACTGCAACGCGCGCCCCACATCCGAGCTCATCGATGTGGCGGTGGACTGGAACTCACGGGTCGTCCGGCTCCCGGTCACCGAGATCGGCGCGACGACGGATCTCGCCGCCTACGACGCCCAGTACATCGCCCCCTACGTGGCTCAGGCGGTGGAGCGCGGTGTCTACCTCATCATCGACCTGCACCTCGTGCGCAACTACGGGGATGCAGCCGGCGCCGTGCCGCGTTCCACGGTCGAGCGGTTCTGGGACTACATCGCGCCCCTCTACGGCTCGAATCCCAACGTGGTGTTCGAGGTGTTCAACGAGCCGATCTCTCCGGCGAGCTGGACGACCTGGAAGGACTACATCCAGCCGGTCGTGGACGGCATCCGCGACGTCGCACCGAACACCCTCTTGCTCATGGGCTCTCCGCAGTGGAGCACGATGCTCAACGGTGCGCTGACCGACCCCATCGTCGGTGGCAACATCGCCTACGTCTACCACCTCTACCCCAACCAGGGGTCACCGACGACAGCCCTGCTGGACCAGAAGTTCGGCACCGCTGCCCAGACGCTGCCCGTCGTGGTCAGCGAGTTCGGCTGGAACCCGCCGGGTGAGTTCTCGGACTCCATCACCGCGGGCACCACGACGAACTGGGGCGTGCCGTTTCGCTCATACATGGACGCGCGTCCCTGGATCGGATGGCAGGCCTGGATCCTCGACAACTTCTGGAAGCCGCAGATGTTCGACTACGACTGGAACATCCTCGCGGGCGAGCATCAGGGGCAGTTCGTGAAGGACTGGCTGGCAGGCGCCCCCAACACGTCCCCGTGCGCGGATCATGATGCGATCGGTGCGAGCGTGCAGGTCTCCTCGCAGTACAGTGCGTCCACGCCGGGCACGAAGCTGGTCGACGGCGACTGCTCGGACGCGGGCCGCTGGCTCTCCGCGGTGGGGGACACGGCACCCACGGCCACACTCACCTTCGCCCAGCCGCTCGATGTGGCTTCGGTGGGGCTGTACAGCGGATACGGCAGCAGCGTCGGCACGGTGCTGGTGGACTTCTCGGTCGAGGTCCACACGAGCGCCGGATGGCAGACGGCGGCCACGGTCACCGGCAACACGCAGGGTGCGCGGGAGATCGCCGTCGGCGTCGCCGGCGTCGACCAGCTGAGGCTCGTGGTGACCAACCCCTCCGCATCGACGACGGAAGCGAAGATCGCCCGCGTGCACGAGATCGCCGTGCACGCCGGCTGA
- a CDS encoding MarR family winged helix-turn-helix transcriptional regulator: MSEKSSDEERTEAVRALEAQFSDLIGQFRRVISENAHRVSPGLLPGAYKVFTTIARHETVTQATLADHLLLDKGQLSRTVRELEALGLITRSPDPADGRSSLLSPTEYGLERLAAARAPQEGVLVRALESWDVSDIDNLRRLLQALMAGINPDTVS; the protein is encoded by the coding sequence ATGTCCGAGAAGTCGAGCGACGAGGAGCGCACCGAGGCCGTGCGTGCACTCGAGGCCCAGTTCAGCGACCTCATCGGACAGTTCCGACGCGTCATCAGCGAGAACGCGCATCGTGTCAGCCCGGGACTCCTTCCCGGGGCGTACAAGGTGTTCACGACCATCGCGCGCCACGAGACCGTGACGCAGGCGACGCTGGCGGATCACCTGCTGCTGGACAAGGGCCAGCTGAGTCGGACCGTGCGCGAACTCGAGGCCCTCGGTCTCATCACGCGCTCCCCGGACCCTGCCGACGGACGCTCGAGCCTGCTCTCCCCCACCGAGTACGGGCTCGAGCGGCTCGCCGCCGCGCGCGCACCGCAGGAGGGCGTGCTGGTACGCGCGCTCGAGAGCTGGGACGTCTCGGACATCGACAACCTGCGCCGCCTGCTCCAAGCGCTGATGGCCGGCATCAACCCCGACACGGTCTCCTGA